The Columba livia isolate bColLiv1 breed racing homer chromosome 2, bColLiv1.pat.W.v2, whole genome shotgun sequence genome includes the window ATCTCTGTAAATAGTAACTATGGAAAAAGTATAAATTCTAATGATATGTCAATTATAATATTGATCTTATCAATAATTATCAGTTAAGGAGTCATGTGTAATTTGTAAGCAATTGCAATGTACTTGTGCATGAACAACATAAAAAGGAACTGCCACTGGCACTGACAACAGGCTTTGCCATCAGCAGTGGTGGTGTCTGTACCACTGGCAATAACTGCTCCAAACTCCCGAGTGGACTATTTTGATTCAGCTAGTGGTCCACCAATGGCCTACATAACATAATTTTTGAATCCCTGCCGTGAAATACCACATGGTCCAGAGGCAATAGTGATACAGACTGAATTATCAAGGCAAGACAGTACAAGAGATTCTAAGCGGCATTATATTTTTATCCAGACATGGGTAGCACAGTATTACCATAAGCAAGTCTATCGCTTTGGATGGTTTCAGGGCTGTTCTCATGCTCTGGTGTGGAAGGTACTCCAACAATGTGATCAAGATCATCTATCAAAACAATGGATGGTTGTCTCCATGCTGCCTCTAAAAAAACTTCTTCCAcatttttccttatgtttcctaatctttttcctaaaaaagaaatacaattttagagaaaaaaaaacgcatcaggaaaaaaatcagactgaCTACATCTTGTTCATATAATACTATAATGTTTTGATTTGTGTAGCTCAACTTTATTCCTCTAAATCCAGGTACCAAGATTAAACCAGTGTAAACAGCGAGTGAAGAGTCCACATCTTCTATCAAAAAAGTATTAGAAGGATCCACCTGTCCTAAAATTAGATTAATCATCTTTCACTAACGGCTATAGAAGCCTACAGGTCTAATTTCCAGACAGCTAAAACCAGAGCAGTATCAGCAGCACTCTAAATCAGCTACAAAGAGTCCTGCAATTGGAAGAATTTCTCAGAGCAAAGGACCTACCTCTTTATcaatctttcccttttcctttggaGCAAGGAGCTTAGTAGGGACTTAAGTAAGAGTATAGCCATGCAGTATAAGGGCTCTGTAAGAAAACAGTTGCGTATTCTCTGCCTCTGTAACACCAAGACTATTTTGGAAAGCCAGTGaatgaaacagtaaaaaaagcCTCTTCTGTCCTCTTTCGTTTTTGGCGTAAAATCCTTATTTGAACTTACAAAACTTAACGATTCATCTCATCATCATCTATAATTATGAGTGTTAGATGACTATTGCCAACATACATTAGGTTAGTAAATATGTCATCATAAATCAGGTTCCAGCTGGCTGTTCTATCTTTGGTGCCTCTGTCATCCTTTCATAGAGTAATCCAGGTATCTTATAACACTTGTGATTTGTTAACATAACATTTGTTCAAGCTAACACAGCTGAACAAACACACAGTTCAACTTGCAACTTCTTATTTTGTAACAATTAGAAATATGCATGGCAAGCATGGTTTGAATTTGGCGGTGGTACGTGGGACAGAAACTGATAAAAGTCTGAAACAAGCTTATGGAAGCTGTATTTTCATTAGACTGTTAAAGATGCTCATTGTGGGGCACCAAATATCCTTGAAAAGGCAGTAATACTAGAAAAATTATTCAGACTAAATATAATAACTTTATAATTGTGCTGTATCATTACACAGCAAAcatttgagattaaaaaaacccagcaacatACCTTTTAAAGCTTTACAGTCAATTACTTCTACATGAGCATCCAGCCTATCGAATGCTTCTTTGCAGATGGCCTTTGCTAATGTCGACTTTCCACTTCcctacaaaaataaacatgagcTAATGTACACCAGCAGAactatttccttctgtttctgtggaGTTTTTGTCACAGTATACACCAGTTAACAAGCTGGGAAAGCCGTATGCACACTGATTTTATTCCTCAccaaaaatacatacatattctGTCTTTATATCACTTGGTAGAGACCAAAGCCCTGGAGTGAAACAAGTATAAGTAAATTCAGGGTGGATACATCCACTACAGATAGTGTTCTGAGTCCACTGAGTTCAGTGTTAAGACATCTGTTAGCTTCAATGGAATATGGTATTAAACGGATCACCATAACagacaacaggaaaataaagagtaTCAACTCCACTGCCATTTTATGTTATAACACAGGAGAAAATACTATGttcttattttcattcaaatattCCAGAGACACAAAGTGTTTATTGTACTATAAACACAAAGTAGATTAATCCCCTAAGGGAACAAATTGAAATTGGATTGGTAGCAATCTTTAAAACACACACtatatatacataatatatatatgaaataagAATATATATTGATTAAGTGTGCATATAATGTGTATACATGTACATAATGTTTTACTGAATTAACTCTGTTCAGTTAACTGCTCTTTTTTCAGCTTGTTCTTCGattctttggaaagaaaactaatGCAAACAGTTTTGTATCTATAGAAAACAGTCTGGGAGGGTTTACAACTAGAGAGTAGTAAAGCGTGCACCTTTCCTCCTGTGAGAAGCACCCCTCCACTTCGCAGTCCCACAGCAACAGCAGCCAGCTTTTGAGATAAAGGACGCCCCAGAAGACTGTGGCTTATGTGTTCAAAGGAAGATGTTCCTATTTTGTCCActcctctgcagagcaaataaaacattaaatagCTCAGGGCAGCATCAATACACACAATGTCAATAGCAACAGCTTGCAGAACATATGTCCTATGGCTAGTTCCAGCCTACACCTCTGCCACTGGGAAGTGAGCAGGTTGGTCACACAGCTGTTCAGCTCACACTGCACTTTATACCAGTGGAGGcaaaattctgaatttttctcCTCACCTGATGATTCTGATAAAACTAAGGATAGGAAATAAGTTTCTTTGAGATCCATACTATTAAATTTAGTTAAACAAGTAAACAGGTTTAACTTACTTGTGTAGAAGACTGACACACAGACTGCAACATACCGTAAGTTTTACTTCATTTGGAAACCTCAGCTAAGAGCACCCTTCAACAACCCCAGCAGCCCTTACTGCTGCACAGAGAGCTGTTTTGTATCACTGAGCAGCACCGCAAGAGTCACTGAACTGCCAGTATTTCTTCTGCAGCTTATGCAGTTCTGATATCCCCCACATCCTACTGTCACACATGGTGAACTTTTCCCTACATGAGTAACTTTAGTCACCTGAAGTTTCCTATTTGCTTCAGTAAGACTATCCAGAGGACAAAATTAACCATGTACATACACTAGGATAAGGTCTGAGCCTGACACAAGCCAAAAGGTGCAGAGAGTCTGGCTTAGTTTTCAAAAAACCTGCATTTCCAccatttccacattttttttttttttttttaaatttccatcCCCTCCCATATTTTCTACTATGAAAATGCCTCACCCTAAATCTTTTAGTTTGGGGTAATGAAAGCTCCTGTCTGCATCACACATAGGTGGCTGGCTGTCACCATCAGCTTTTCCAGTTACAGGATGTAAAAGAACCTACAACAAAGGAAAGAGTGAATACTTCACATTCAATATACCTATAGAAGAAGGGTATAGAAGTGACAAGCAATTTTCGGAATTGTGTAATGAAAATGTTGCATGTATGCTCTGCTGAAGCTTACCGCGCTTGAAAGAAACATGCATTGGTAAAACGGCACCAATACAACTACTTCCAAAATACAATCCAGCCTTTACAGCAATGTAACCACCTGTGATTAGATGTTAGGCCATGTGCTGTTTATACTAGATGATGCAGCCCATCATCTCTTTCCCTACGGGTAACTACCTGTTCCTTCTCCTGTGCTCTCCCCTGTTCTGCTGGCACCAGTACTCATGAGGCAGGAGAGTGAATCGGATCAGGAGTCTGACCTGGCTGAAAAGTAACCTGACAAAACACCTGGCTTTTTTCACCCACATGAATTTTTCGGTCTATTTCACCAGGAAGCTACTATGGAAAGCTGGGCAGGACAAGTGGGCTAAGTTCACAGGTAAGAACAGGCTGGTAGGaggtgaatcacagaataccttgtgctggaagggacctttaaaggtcatccagtctgaccccctgccatgagcagggacatcttcaactacatcaggttgttcagagcctcatccagcctgatCTTGAATGTcgccagggatggggcatctaccacctctctgggcaacctgggccagtgttttaccacttcattgtaaaaaatgtcacCTCACGTCTAGATGCTGACACTGCTACTAAGAAATGCACTTCACCCATTCATCATAGTACCAGTGACTAGCAAAATTTGTAGAAGCCTTCTTGTACTTCTCTACTACCAACAGAAATAAAGctcttgttttactttttttttttttggaacagGAATCCTAAATTTTGCAGAAAAGCTCTATTCTAAACAGGCAAAACAGGACATTTTGATTCTCTGCTAAAATTTAACTGTatcagtttaaaaatgaaaaacattatcCCACTCCTATAACCATAAACCTGGAGTTATGGGCACTGTCTCAACCAGAATTATTAATGGAAACAGTAATCCTaatattaaatagaaatatgtattctgtgaaagaaagactgaagaaacagaaggcaCAGAACCTATTTAAAAGAGAAGGCAGTGTGAGCTTGGTAGGTTTGAAAGGGGAATATGTCTCATCTTCGTCAGAACAAGCTACTATTACTGCCAGACACACTGTGAAGTGATTTTATAGTGGTTTAGGTATTAAAGGAAAGAACAACTAAGTATAAAGATGGTATGTTCAAACTTGGACAGTACTGACTTTCCTCTGTTCTAACTGATTTTTCTGAGAGTTTAATACAGACTATGAAATGCAGTAACTAGTATGGCATGCCTGGAATCTCACCAATGCTGAGGCTATAAAATAACATATAAAGAATGCAGATATAATTTAATGAACAGACTGATATTACTTATTTGAAAAAGGGAAACCAATACATGTTatataaaaaatgtaatatatttttagCCCAATATAACAATTTAAACTACTTGATACCTGATACTATGCGATATTTACTTGTATATTAGTCTTTTGCAGCAAACTGGGACTCAGTATAAAAATATCCTCAGACTTATTTTCTTCAACGTGTGCAGGATGCACTGCAGTAAGGACAAACTCCTCCACTCCTGTAAAAACCCAAGGAGCAACTattaaaatccaaaataaattcAGCTTTTATCCCTCACAAGATGAAACAGATCAGTGTATTTTGAATGATATAAtccaaaatgaaagaataaaaaagtttaATCATTATTAAAGCATACCTCATACAGTTTGAGTGTAAAGAGATAGCTGACGTGCTAAATGGTGTATAGAGAGATTAAATGGCATATTGCCTAAGTAAATTCCACAATGGACAGTTAAGACAGCTACAGCACAGGACAGTATTATCCTTACCTTCTTTAACGGACATATGTATAGAGTCAGTGCTTGTCATTATCCATGGGTGATCATCAGTAGTGGACTCCTGCAGCCAAGAACTGAAAGCAGATTTAACATCATCCTCATGTATATCTTTATgctaaataggaaaaaaaaacaaaacaaaggtgtTGGTACGTGAAATTGTTTTATTCCTATGCATGAGGCATTTGCTTCTCTTACGGTAGCAGAGTGACAGAAGAATATACAAGAGTTTTATTTATGTAGAAAACACCATTTTGTCAACAAACACAATTTCTATCAATTGTTCTGTGGAAAGCATCTGTTTAGCTCTTGCTACAGCAACTGTTGAATCTTTCACAACCTCTAAAGATTTTGTCTTTGGAACACTGATGTGAGGGcaaggaaaagcttttattcCTGTTTTACTTATCTGTATTGCCAGAACCAAAAGCACTACTCAGCTGCTGGGTTTGAAAGAGCATCCAAGATAGGCACCAATGTGACTTATTTCACGTGCTCACCGCACCCTCTCTTCCCTGTATACCCCGATTCCCATTCAAAGAACCCTGGGCTCATCCAGCTCAGGGGCGCCACCAACAAACTTCAACAGGCAGGCAAAGAGACCGAACAACTTACGGCATATCACCTAGACAAATGGAATAGGAAAAGAAATTGAGTCTAGATCGCATATGTCTTGCCTGAGGTCCTAATCAGAGAAGCATAATTCCTGTCTAAAACAGGGAGAATCAGCTCAGATCACAGAAGCAGtgttcagaaaggaaaatgaaagttaccatcatatttctttctgcatgtctatttttttccaagaaccTTCCAAGAACTTTTCCAACTTCAACTGAATTacaaaggaaagggagaaatcTGTACTTAAAACATATAACACATAACTACTTTTTTATGATTTTAGCAGATTACTGCCAGAATACTTCTTTTAACTAtaatatagaagaaaacaaTACAGTTCAACTATTCTTCTATAGGTAAGAAACCAAATCAGAATACTGGGGATATGGAACAAACTTGCATAAGCCCTACTATGATGGGAAGTGCTGTATTTAAAGTTTTGGGGGCAGCTAACATGGGAAATAATCAGTCCAGTGTCACATAGAAACAATCATATGGTGATATTATAAATACATCATTCCAGAGCTACATCTGACAGAACTGGTACCAAGTATGTTCTTACTGTCACAGATGCCCACTCAGAAGACTGAATATGTCTCACAGGAAAACAGAGGGATTCAATGATATAACCAGAAAATTAGATCTTTAGCATGagcaggagggggaaaaaatcagcattaaaaggaagtaaaaaactAACTAGTACATTAAAAATCATCATAATTTTACTGCAATTATCTTAGGAAATCCACTGGGCACTGCAGTATTTAAGAGTATAAGCATGTCGTCTCTCAGAAGACTTAAAATAGATTATTTCCTCTTTATGATTAATTTTTGGTTTCTATAGGTTTAAACATATATTCTTAAAATATACTACATCAGAACCAGTATTAATATACTGCAGATGAGGGTCTGATGCAAAATTATCATCAACTATTGTTGCTATTTTGACAACAGTTGTTTATGCTTGAGAactaattaaacagaaaatgcaaaacaatattCAATGGCTTGATGTTTGCAGAGTACCATTGATCAAAATCCAAAATAGTGTCACTAGATAAGGCTTGTTTAAGCAGATCATAGCATCttcttaatttaaattatttatatagtaaaaagaaaaacaaggaattattaaaaaaaagaaattaaagaaattcCTTTGAATGATGTCATACATCAGACTgtgaacttggcagtgttaggttaatggttggactagatgatcttaaaagtctttcccaaccaaaatgattccatgattctataaTATACAACTTCCAGACTATCAtctaacaaatgaaaacaaataacacCCACTGCCCGCCCCCTCACCTTGACTAGAGCAACATCATCAGTTTTCCAAGGTACAAAAATGTATGTGACCAAGAATATCAACTCACTAAGTTCTGTTTGGGTTGCAGTCTAAGAGACACAGGAATTTTAGGAACAGATTCAAGTGACTGAATTCTGACTGTTGAATGCATTTCGATACGTAGTTTTTTCCTCAGGCAATCTGGAatctgaaaaatttaaaataaaacaaagaaaaaggaaatatcagAAAGTAAAACAGTTACAACATTGCATATACAGTACAACATCCGTTTCTTCATCACTAACAGAGCCTTTATATTTGATCATCAGTCTGTTTATAAGTCGTAATCTACAagagaattaagaaggaaaccATAAAATCTATGGTGGTATCCAAATCTTGCTCTCTCATGCACACATTTATTCTATTTGtgaaagtaaaagcaaaaggttgaaaaagaagaattagGAGGAATTGTTAGAATGTTGTAAGAATGCTTTTAGTattggagaaaaacaacaactctACTTTCATTTActgataaaaattaattttacataaGCAGGTAAATAGGCCATTATACAGATCAGAACTAAGCATGTCTGCAACACAGAGAAAACCCACTTTCCCTAAAATATACGACCCAGTTTGCCCtttcaaaaaaaggaaaccacTTTTCAAATATTCTGTGTTATTTTGAAAGTATATCCAAGTTGAAAACATCTCACAAATGTTTGTTAAGTCTGAAAGACTTATGCTTGCTGGCATTCGGAAAATTGTCATGGCTCTCAAAAGATTTAGTGGTAAAGACCACTGCAGGCTCTTGGTCTCAttcccaacaaaaaaaaaataagtgaatgGTGAGAAATGTATTATATCAAAATAGACAAATGGTGATTTGGAGTGcattttatctatttttgtTGATTCCACATGTGCTTCCAGGAAAGAAGGAACAGACAAAGCTGAAATGTCAGTGTCTGCACACTGGGACTTGTGTCACCTTACCAAATAGTAtctaaaaactaaaataatttaaattacatAAAAGCTAGTTATTAAAGAGTATACAAAAAACACTTGCAAACATCACGCAGCACTAAGATATGTGATCCCATCACTTTACAGTTTGATGACATCTAGAGTCCAAAGCATGTTTTAAAGTGATAACTGATTAAAAGAATCTCATTAAGCAGTACTGAATGTATGGAAGTAGATACTTTCACGTTCTCATGAACACAGTAGCTACCAATggattttgaagaaaacatgcattccctccagaaacactgagaaattTCCCCCATTTGGTGCAAAAATGCTAAGGGTGCAGAAGCCCAGAGTATACTGTACATCTTGGACGATGGTAAGTAACACAGTCCAGAATGAGACACTTCAGGAAAGCACAGCTCTAGTAAATATTATTTGATTCAAATGTGTGCTACTTGAGAACTTAGCACAAAGTCCAGACCCCAAATAGCCAGTTCCACAATTACCCAATAGAAAACATTATCCAATAAAAAGCCCAAAAGATAGTGTGCTCAAACTGACCCAAACTCTTCCAACATGCAGGGCTTCCCCACTGTGGCCATACTCTATGACACTCTTTAGGTCTTCAAATCCGTTCCAAACAATCTGAACAACAGATCCCTCACTGTATGCTTGACTGCTACGAGAATCAGAATGATTTTCGTCTTGCGTACTAGTCAACTGCTTTTGATTTTCAAGTGGcaggttttgctttgcttcttgaTGACGCTGTCTTGGGGAAAGCAACTCATTAATTTTCCCGTAAGATACTACAGGGTTTGGATCCAAATCAATAAATTCTAAATTCCAAGGAAAAATGTGAATTGCGttgcatttcagaaatgcaTGAGTGGCGGATGCTTTCTGCACGCTGGGAGGCTGAGACTGACACACTCTAAAAACTGAATCCATGCGAATTAAGTTCAGCCGCTTGTCTTTGAAGGTGCTCATCTCATCTTTATCACACAGAGTCTTTTGTTTCTGGTCAGATGTATGAGAGAAAACGCTCCCTATGAAATTCCATATACTTGGCAGAACATTTGAGCCAAATGCCACGTTTGCATCAGCCTTACTCTGTTCAAGGACTCCTGGCTTTAAGTAAGGTTGTTTGGCAAAAGGATCCTTTACTGTTTCTTCTTGCTCCAcgttatttttcagaaaacttttgAGCAAGATGTCACGTTCTGTGGAAGGTGTGCTGGTAATGTTTTCCTCAGGTTCACGTGTTTTGGGACATATCAGAAGCTCCGTGAATGGTTCTAATCTCCCATAGGGGGCTGCTGGCATAAGTGTACCTGAGTATGAACAAAGCAGGTCAATGAACACATCCACTCTTGCAAAACAGCTTACTCAAAGTGACACAAGAGGCTGCACTGTTGCTTACCGATTTTGATGTAAATGTGAGTGTGCTGTTCAACCCATACAGGAAAGATGGCTTTTGGAAATATTATTCGAATCTGGTCAAGAAGGTGTTTTTCAAGAGAGGAAGCATGCAGTTCCTGGGAAAATGTGATATCATTATAAATTAAACACtgcatacatttttaatatttgtttgaaGATAAAAACTCTACGTCTCTTTCTAATACACCATTTGAAACACAAGATACAATTAAACCCCACCACATTTAGTATTTACTCATTTAGTATTTACTGAAAAAGATGAAGCACTGTGCAAAAAACTGCTTGTGGCAAAATCTCTTATCTGCAAGAAAAGGACACGAACATTGTAAAAGGTTGTCTTACCAGAATTTCCCAATCATCTGCTGAGAGTGGTTCCACTTCTACTTGCTGACAGGAGGAGACATGGGAACAGGGTTCAAGAAATACCTGGCAAAAAGCAACACCAGTTCAAAATagttaagtttttatttttaaacacgTAAAAGCTCCATCTTTAACTCAACTAGAAAAGTGACATTTGTGTTGagtaatacttttattttttatttttacttatttatttaaatctctacctattaatataaaaaaaccctTGGATGTTGAGATTTTAATAGTTCCATGTCAGAAAGCTCTCCCTGAATCTTGGTCATCCCTTCTACTTCTGTCTAATTAAAGAATTGTTTACAATTACAATTACAACCGTGTCCAAGAGTGAGAGGCCAATTTAAGTACATGTTCAAAGAAAGAGGACCCAGGGGGACACATGGTGAAGGGGGGAAAAACAGGATGAAAATTTAAACCCCAAATAAGTCAAACAAGAGGAAATACTCAGTAAATCAATAATTGCTTTAGGATAATATGAATGCCAGAGAAAATATTCTCATCAGATAATTCCCAAATCATTTAATTGCCTAAAGTTCAACAAGGGGAAGTGTAGGGTCCGGCACCTGGGGAGGactaaccccaggcaccagtacaggttaggggttgacctgctggaaagcagctctgcagaggaccttgaagttctggttgacaacaggttgaccatgagtcaacaatgtgctcTCTCacccaagaaggccaatggtatcctggggtgcattaggaaaagtgtgaccagcaggtcaaagatcatcctccccctctgccctggtgaggctacatctggagtactgcatccagctcagGGCTTCCCAgcttaagaaggacaaggaattactggaaggagtccagcagagagctacaaagatgattagagGTCTGGAGCATTTTTCTTATGAGAgactgagagctgggtctgttcagcctggagaagagaaggttgagagggcatcttatcaatgtttataaatatctcaagggtgggtgtcaagatgATGGgatcagactcctttcagtCTGCACCCAAtgaatgacaggatgagggacaACTGGCACAGAcagaagcataggaggttccatctgaatatgaggagaaacttctttactttgagggaacaggctgcccagagaggctgtggagtctccttctctggagacattcaaaacctgcctggtcacactcctgtgtgatctgctctgggtgaacctgctttagcaggtgggttggactagaggatctccagaggtcacttccaacaccaaccattctgtgattctgtaaaagtGCATTTTCCTAACATTAATGGCACTGCAGATAGATAGAGGCTCCAAACGGCAAAGACCTACCCATAAGCCTATCCTAACACTATTTAGGAAATTGTTAAtgatttaatctttcttttcatgtttGAGATGTTTCATAATGGTTAACTTTTCCTATGAGCAGAAGTAACTGTTTAAACACACGAAACAAGAAGTTCATAGctaacttttaaattattactttttcagGTCCCTTGCAATATATTctttatttaaagaagaaaaaaagattccaTTTCAAACCTGCTCTCCGTCTTTAATGCCAAGCTTTTCTGCTAACTGTCTGTTAATCTCTGCAATATTTTCACCCTGGTGACCTCGACGCCTGATTTCCATCCAGCTCAAAAATATAGGCTGATGACCACGGGATACTTTCACAGCTTGGCCCTATCagtttcaaagaaagaaaataaattaacatcAAACAAGCTAAAAAATATTACTACTCATCAATCTAAACTGTATTTGATTAGAGATAtcaaaggaattaaaaatattttctggattttacatgccttattttaattaatattctCTAACAATAACTAGCAGCATTTACATGTAAAGGGTGTTTCTATTAGAAATGACAGCAGACCAGCCAACTTCTTAATAACCAAGACCTTCCTTAGAATTCTTCTCCACGTTACCTATTTGCACAACTCTCAACAAAGAAGTGTGTGTTGGTTTCAATTATTAaatagcttttcatttttatggacTATTTTTAAGAAAGGTAAATaattcctcttcccttcttcgGTATTATAGCTTATCAAACAAATATAATACAGAAACATATAACTACACATTTCTGTTTCCCAACTGTGGAACAAACCTTTAAGCATATGCTTAAACCTTGCATGCATTGTAACATTTGCATGGAGGCTTCAAACTGTTGAAAGCCGCATGGTATTTGCAGAGAGCTTCCATGAGCTGGGAAATATTTAAGTCAGTCACAAATCACAGAAACTCAGACAAAATGATTTTATCAATCTGTTTCAGAACCACTCAACAATTTTGATTCCAGACTGAAGAATGTTAACACGATCTGTCAGTTTCCACATGAAAAGACTCAACtgacattttctgtatttttttcaaaaatgcctatttttataaaaaacaaGTGATTGAGACAAAATATACTGCGGATACACCACAGATTTACTTGTTAACACAGcgatgttttctgttttggtcaCAACTGTACCCTAATAATTCCAAATATTATATGACTTCTCATAaactctgaaaacattttcagataaTACCTACAATGGTTCCATGATCTTTTTACTCAATGTAATACTTAACTTACAGCTCTTACCTGTATTCACACAGATAAAGACTTTCCCTGAGTGTCTTAACCGTCGTATGTTAAGTTTCATAGACCATTTAATCACCCACTTCTGCAATTAGATTTAGCTTTTGATTCAATTTAAGTTTATGATTTACTCAGTGCAATCTGTTAACAGAATTATTTATCccactttaaacatttttattgagGAGTTGGCATTTAATATGCCATTTCCATTAAGATTTTGAAGATCATGTATCTTCCTTTTGCAGATCATGTTAAGTAAAAGCAGGAGCCCACCATAGCCAATTAGTTACAGAATGACACTACCAGACTTCAAGGCAATTAcactcccttttcctctttcttgccaGCAAATTTGTAGAACATCCAGAaactgcagcagaaacaaagccagCACTTGGATTTCTTGCAACCTCTTGCAACTCCACAAACCTCTCTTCCACCactccaaaggaaaaataacaagttTTTATAAGTCTAGatgattttgcttttgcaaaatcTCCTTTCTGGCCACGGGAAGGTAGCAGGGCATCACAGATTGTGCATGCTGGGTGACGCTGTTGTCATCATTTAAAATAGTGAATCCTGTtt containing:
- the PEX1 gene encoding peroxisomal ATPase PEX1 isoform X5, which gives rise to MEIRRRGHQGENIAEINRQLAEKLGIKDGEQVFLEPCSHVSSCQQVEVEPLSADDWEILELHASSLEKHLLDQIRIIFPKAIFPVWVEQHTHIYIKIGTLMPAAPYGRLEPFTELLICPKTREPEENITSTPSTERDILLKSFLKNNVEQEETVKDPFAKQPYLKPGVLEQSKADANVAFGSNVLPSIWNFIGSVFSHTSDQKQKTLCDKDEMSTFKDKRLNLIRMDSVFRVCQSQPPSVQKASATHAFLKCNAIHIFPWNLEFIDLDPNPVVSYGKINELLSPRQRHQEAKQNLPLENQKQLTSTQDENHSDSRSSQAYSEGSVVQIVWNGFEDLKSVIEYGHSGEALHVGRVWIPDCLRKKLRIEMHSTVRIQSLESVPKIPVSLRLQPKQNLHKDIHEDDVKSAFSSWLQESTTDDHPWIMTSTDSIHMSVKEGVEEFVLTAVHPAHVEENKSEDIFILSPSLLQKTNIQVLLHPVTGKADGDSQPPMCDADRSFHYPKLKDLGGVDKIGTSSFEHISHSLLGRPLSQKLAAVAVGLRSGGVLLTGGKGSGKSTLAKAICKEAFDRLDAHVEVIDCKALKGKRLGNIRKNVEEVFLEAAWRQPSIVLIDDLDHIVGVPSTPEHENSPETIQSDRLAYVLKDLIKEVISMGSMIALIATSQSEHSLHPSLVAAQGTHIFQCFKCIQSPDQKQRCEMLYSIIKNKLNSDIKEFSDLDLECIAKETEGFVARDFTMLVNRAIHASVSNQNALQNGELNLSTMDFQKALKDFTPLALRNVNLHKPEDVGWDRVGGLKDVKQILMDTIMLPAKYPVLFANLPIRQRSGVLLYGAPGTGKTLLAGVIAQESGMNFISVKGPELLSKYIGASEQAVRDIFNRAQAAKPCIVFFDEFDSIAPRRGHDNTGVTDRVVNQLLTQLDGVEGLQGVYVLAATSRPDLIDPALLRPGRLDKCVYCPPPDQNSRYEILKALSHSLSLANDVDFQDLAAKTERFTGADLKALLYNAQLEAIHTNLGSGLTQEFGSTSDSDFSLSSMVFLNHSSGSDDSAIDGEAGLEQSLISLDVSDLLPEDSRSNMYRLYFGSSYESELGNGTPSEMSSLCLSGPNSITHDFTSVTQRDTASSQPAMPRTASQEDSLENNQEQQTEHPRTEINAIKASYRSKNGEDSTLNQSVLAKATYIITQSHLMKALEGIRPSISQDDWKNFTELYDNFQNPKKRKGQVGSTFRPGQKMTLA